In Emcibacteraceae bacterium, a single window of DNA contains:
- the glyA gene encoding serine hydroxymethyltransferase codes for MSSYLDSFFNAPLSEADPEILESIDLEMGRQQSHIELIASENIVSRAVMEAQGSIMTNKYAEGYPGRRYYGGCEYVDIAENLAIERAKKLFNCEFANVQPHSGAQANGAVMMALAKPGDTILGMSLDAGGHLTHGAPPAQSGKWFNAIQYGVRRDNHLMDLDQIESLAKEHNPKIIIAGGSAYPREIDFKKMREIADSVGAYLMVDMAHFAGLVAGGVHPSPLEHAHVVTTTTHKTLRGPRGGMILTNDLELGKKINSAVFPGLQGGPLMHVIAAKAVAFGEALTPEFKQYAAQVKSNAHALAAKLKSGGCDIVSGGTDTHVILVDLRPKGLTGRDADNSLGRANITCNKNGVPFDPEKPMITSGIRVGTPAGTTRGFKEAEFELVGDYILEILDGLAKNPEDNSAAEAAVREKVIALCDKFPIY; via the coding sequence ATGTCATCATATTTAGATTCATTTTTTAATGCACCCTTAAGCGAAGCAGACCCTGAAATTCTGGAAAGTATTGATCTGGAAATGGGGAGGCAGCAAAGCCATATTGAGCTGATTGCCTCTGAAAATATTGTCAGCCGCGCGGTAATGGAAGCGCAAGGCTCAATCATGACCAATAAATATGCGGAAGGATATCCCGGTCGTCGTTATTACGGTGGGTGTGAGTATGTTGATATTGCCGAAAATCTGGCGATTGAGCGGGCCAAAAAACTATTTAATTGTGAATTTGCCAATGTTCAGCCCCATTCCGGTGCTCAGGCCAATGGCGCCGTGATGATGGCTCTTGCCAAGCCGGGGGATACTATTCTTGGAATGTCACTTGATGCCGGAGGACACCTAACCCATGGTGCGCCACCCGCACAATCAGGAAAGTGGTTTAATGCCATTCAGTATGGAGTGCGCCGCGATAATCATCTGATGGATTTGGATCAGATTGAAAGTCTGGCAAAAGAACATAATCCAAAAATTATCATTGCTGGCGGGTCTGCCTACCCACGGGAAATCGATTTTAAAAAAATGCGCGAAATTGCTGACAGTGTCGGTGCTTACTTAATGGTTGATATGGCTCATTTCGCCGGCTTGGTGGCAGGTGGTGTTCATCCAAGCCCGCTTGAGCATGCTCATGTTGTGACAACCACAACCCATAAGACCCTGCGTGGCCCGCGCGGTGGTATGATCCTGACTAATGATCTGGAGCTTGGCAAAAAAATTAACAGCGCGGTTTTCCCTGGTCTTCAGGGTGGGCCGCTTATGCATGTTATTGCGGCAAAGGCTGTGGCTTTTGGTGAGGCGTTGACGCCGGAATTCAAACAGTATGCCGCTCAGGTAAAATCAAATGCCCACGCATTGGCAGCCAAACTAAAATCTGGCGGCTGCGATATTGTTTCCGGCGGGACGGACACCCATGTAATACTGGTTGATCTTCGTCCGAAAGGACTGACAGGACGTGATGCGGATAATTCACTGGGACGCGCCAATATTACCTGCAATAAAAATGGTGTACCGTTTGACCCGGAAAAACCAATGATTACTTCCGGTATCCGGGTGGGAACACCTGCTGGCACAACACGGGGCTTTAAAGAAGCAGAATTTGAACTGGTTGGGGATTATATTCTTGAAATTCTTGACGGGCTTGCAAAAAATCCAGAAGATAACAGCGCAGCGGAAGCAGCAGTGAGGGAAAAAGTAATCGCACTTTGTGACAAATTCCCGATATATTAA
- the rpiB gene encoding ribose 5-phosphate isomerase B, with protein MSDEVIAIASDHGGFDLKEILKTELEHLGYGILDLGCYNNDSVDYPDYANKMAATLLNKSAERGVLICGSGIGISIAANRHRHVRAALVHDGLTAQLSRHHNNANVIVLGGRTTGVDVAKDCLKIFLETDFDGGRHQRRIELMS; from the coding sequence ATGTCAGATGAAGTTATTGCAATTGCCAGTGATCATGGCGGTTTTGATTTAAAAGAAATTCTGAAAACTGAATTAGAGCACCTGGGTTATGGGATTCTAGATCTTGGCTGTTATAATAATGACTCGGTGGATTACCCCGATTATGCAAATAAAATGGCGGCAACACTCCTTAATAAATCGGCTGAACGTGGTGTCCTTATTTGTGGTTCCGGTATCGGTATCAGCATAGCGGCAAACCGCCACAGGCATGTGCGCGCAGCACTCGTTCATGACGGGTTGACCGCGCAACTTTCCAGACACCATAATAATGCCAATGTCATCGTCCTGGGTGGGCGGACAACTGGTGTTGATGTGGCAAAAGACTGTCTTAAAATTTTCCTTGAAACTGATTTTGATGGTGGACGCCATCAACGTCGAATTGAACTAATGTCCTAA